The nucleotide sequence CGTAAGTTAGCCCTCTTTCAGCACTTATAACTTGAACAGTTGAACAAGTTTCTCCACGATCCAAAATCTTACCTTAGGCTTCTCATAGGGTATCCCAGGTTTCCCATCCACAGGCTGGGCTGTCGAATGGCCAATATCCACAAAGCATAGAGGTGGGAAAAGCACACACCACCAATTGGAGCCTTTTCCTTCACCGATGACAACTCGTACTGCCTCATACTCCCCTGCCGGGAGAATCAAAGAACCATAAGACTTCGTCGGAAAGATAAATTTGCCATATTCGGTTTTAACCGGATAATCTTTGCTCCAAGTCTCAATAACTTTCCGGCTGATTTCCTCCATAACCGGACGCAATTCTGTCAAGATCCGGCGGGACTGTTCCAAGGACTGGGATTGGGCCAGCTGTGGGGATATCTCCTCAAGAATGGCATCCCGTACAGCCCGCTTAAGAGCCTGATCTTCCTCGGCATCCGAATTGGCTATGACATGAAAACGAATAAGGTCTTCTCCACTCTCCGCCATCTGCGCAACCTCCAGCAGATCCTTTGCTTGCTCGACAGAGCGTGCATAGGCAAAAGAAGCATGAAAAACCTCCACCTGAAAAAGCACCGCCAGAAAAATAATAAGTATTATCTCTATCCTTTTAACATAATCAGCATGTTTAAACTCTTGCACGCCCAGAACCCTCTCTCTCCTTGCCACAAATCCTTCTAATTTCATTATGTCCAAGGTGAGTATGGGTTTAGACATAGTTTAATCCTTTTTTTCATAAAGTAGACTTAGGTTCTTACTTTTTGAGGAGGAATAGCTCATGCAGGATTGGCTCCCTATCCTCTGGGTCAGTACCATTGCCGGGCTTGCCACAACCCTGGGCAGCCTCTTGGTGTTAATGTTCGGCCGCCCTAAAGAGCAGGTATTGGCGATGCTGCTTGCCGGGGCCGGAGGTGTGATGCTTGCTGTCGTTTCCCTGGACCTGCTCCCTACAGCCTGGCAGATCGGCCCCCTAAGCCAGGTCATCCTTGGCTTTATCATCGGTTTAGCCTTTATGAAACTGGCTGATCAAAAGCTTAATGCCTCTCCCCCTTCCCTGCCCCTCCCGCGGCGCCAACGGCTGAAACGCATCGGGCTCTTAGTGGCTGCAGGAATCGCCCTTCATGATCTCCCTGAGGGCATGGCCATCGCCCTTGGGCAAGAGGCCACAGGGGATTTAGGGTTTCTTATCGCTATGGCCATTACCTTACATAATCTGCCGGAGGGCATGGCTACCACAGCTCCTCTAAAAATGGCTGAAATAAAAAGCTGGAAAATACTCCTTTTGAATTTTGGGATTGCCTTTTTTACCCCTTTGGGAGCCCTGATCGGTTTATTGGCTATCGACAGTGTGCAAAATTCCCTCTCCTTTTTTCTGGCGCTGGCCGGAGGTGCTATGGCCTTCCTGGTTTTTGCGGAGCTCTGGCCCCTTTCCCGTGAACGCCATCCCCGCTACGCCCTCTTAGGAGGAGTCCTGGGATATCTCTTCTTTGCCGGAATAAGCTTTCTCCACTAAAAAAGCTTCCCTTAGTTCCAGACTGACGGAAGCTTTTCTTTGCCGGACCATTTCACCTGTTCCCTTGATTCACCTAATCGAGTACTCGTGAGGCATATTCCCCCATAACCTTATAGCCTTCTTTGGACGGGTAATTGGCCTCCTTGGATAATAACCCCTCCAAGTATACATTGTCGGTATCCATGAGCACGGTCGCAAAATCTAAAACGAGGATATTCTTTTCTTTAGCATAGCTTGATTCCCATTCTCTGAATTCCTTAATGGTGTTTTGAACCCCTGTATAAGGTAAGGGCAAGGCGAGAATCGGAATAATATGATTGCTCTCAGCCTTTTCCACCATAGCCTTTATATGCTGTTGGAAGGTCTCAAGCGGTACCTCTTTAATGGCATCGCCGTTCCCCACAAAAATGATCACCCGGCCCGGCTTTTCAGCGAGCACATCCGCCTCAAAACGGGAGTAAAGGTCCTGGGCAGTCTGACTTTTCAGCCCTTTGTTCACCACTTCAATCTGGGAGGTCTGCCCCAAAACCGCCGGCCAGGAATTTTCCGTATTGCCAGGGTAACCAAAGGTAAAGGAATCTCCTATGGTCACGATCTTTGTATTCTCCAAAACGGGTGCCGGTTCTTCCTGCCCGGGAGGAGCGGCAGCCTGCCCCTGGTCTTTATTGTCCCATAATCCAAAAAAGCCGGCAATCACTACAAGCACACTTAAAAACACCGAAAGTTGAATTAAACGAATTTCAATCCGATACGTCCGCATACTGTGTGGTCATCCCCTTTTGCAATGTTTCAATAAGCCAGTATTCTACGTATCTCTTCCCAATCCCTCCCTCGCCGAGAATTTCTCTCATATAATTACTACCCATGAGGGCAAAATGAGAGTATAGGGATTGCCAATTTTTCAGCCAGCAGATTAAGCTCCTGCAACAGCCCCTCAGCAACCGGTATTCCGTCTTGTTTGCGTTGATCGGCGTTGGCCTGCCGCCTTTCACCCGGAATCCGAATTTCCGTAATCCCTTCAGCCTTCGGTATTTCCTTAACTTCCCGGATCATATCACCCATCCTTTGGCTGAATTCTTCAACCGGCATCAGTTTGGCAATATCTATGGCCAAAAAGCTATGACCGATATTCACGGGTTCTCTGCCTTCATCATAAATCCAGCCCACATGGGAGCCGTAAGCAGAACCGCTGATAATGCCCGCCATCACCTCGGCTGCCAAAGCCAAGGTATAGCCTTTCGCTCCGCCGATGGGCAAAACCGCACCCTCCAGTGCGGCTTTGGCATTTGTCGTCGCTTTCCCGTCTTTGTCGATCGCCCAGCCCTCCGGAATCTCCTCACCATTTTTAGCCGCTAAAATAATATTGCCGCGAGCCACCGTAGATGAAGACATATCAACGACAACCGGATACTCGGCATGAGGAAATCCATATGAGATTGGATTGGTGCCAAAATAGGGAGCCCTCCCTCCCCAAGGCGGAATACCGCTGGGTGAGTTGGTATAGGCTTGCCCGATCATTTGTTGCGCGGCAGCTAATTTGCAGTAGGTAGAAGCCGCTCCAAAATGATTGCTGTTCTTCACCGTCACAAAACCTATACCATAGATTTTTGCCAGGTCGATAGCACTATTCATAGCTCGATAGGCAACTAATTGACCGAGTCCGTTATCACCGTCCACACAGGCCACGGCAGCATCGATGGTTTCCTGGATCTTGGGCTTTGGGTTGATGCGCCCCTTTAACAGACACTTCAGATAAACCGGTAAGCGGCTAATTCCATGGGTATCAATACCCTCCAGACTCGTATCCACCAATATGGATGAAACAATTTCGGCATCAGTTGCCGGCACGCCACTTGCTTCTAAAAGTCTTTGACAAAAATCATTTACTACCTGACCAGAGAACATCTGACTCATTCCCGCAACCTCCTCCTTAGCCATCATCCCGCCCTTGTATTATTTCCCAATATCCTCTTTCACTTGGGCACTGGAGCGAATATCTTCTTTCACAGCTTCAATATGCTTGATCATTTCCTGAAACGCCAAATCCGGATCACGCTGTTTGATCGCCTCATAAATCGCTTCATGCTCCAGCACGGATAAATATTGACGTCCGGGAATCTTAAAGCTGCTGTCTCTGATTTCTCCCGTCAAATCCAGGATGTTGATCATCAGACGCTTAAGGACTTTATTACCCGATGCCTCAGCAATCTTAAGATGGAATTCCGCGTCAAGCAAAGCAAGTTTACCGCCACTTGCAGAGCCCAGCTCTTTTCCCCTCTTGACGATTTTTCCAAGCTCTGCGATATCCTTGTCATCAGCATTCTGAGCACACCATAATGCCGCATACCCTTCTAATATTACTCGAACCTGAAAAATCTCATCAAAAGTACCCTGGGTTATCTGGAGCAGTGCCGCTAACCGTGATACATCTTCGACTTGTTCATCCACCTCATTGACATAAGCCCCCAGGCCATGGCGAATCGTAACCATGCCCAGTCCTGCCAAAGTCTTCAAGGCATCACGGACCACTGTTCTGCTTACTGAAAATACATTGCACATTTCCCGTTCAGCAGGCAGTTTATCCCCTGGCTTAAGTTCACCGTTACTGATACTCTGGACAACTTGTTTCACGATTTCCTCGGACAGATTACCATGTGTTTTAACTGGTTCAAACACTACTATACCACCCTTACAATACTCTCTGGTAATATATAATACCACTTCCCATGGTAAAAGGGCAATAAACGATTTACTTTTAAGTTTATTGACCCTTGCATTTCCATCTTTAAAAAAATTATACACTATAGTTAATCCGGGGTGATAATTAACGATTAAGGAGGGTTAATAAGCTATAGCTATCAATCAACGAAGCTCTATATTTTGAACTTCTCCACCATAGTATTCAGGTTCATGGCATGTTCAGCCTGGCTATGGGCGGCTCTGGCCACCTGCTCCATCACCCCGGCCATCCGGCTCATATTGTGGGCGATTTCCTGGGAACTGCCGGTGCTTTCCTGGACGGAAGCGGAAACGGTTTGGATGGCGTTGCTCATTTGCTCGATGGCGGCCAGCATTTGTTCTGATGTGGCGGCGAAGTCTTCCACCAGGGTTCCTACCCGATGGGCATCCCGGGCATATTGTCCTTCTGCTTCTACGAGCACCTCATAATCGGGAATGACTTTTTCCTCCATAAAGCTTAATACGTCGGAGGAATTGCGGGAGAGCTGGCTAAAGGCTTCAGTGACTTTGCTGATCACGGCATGGATTCCCGCCACGGTCTGGGCCGATTGTTCAGCCAGCTTCCGCACTTCTTCGGCGACTACGGCAAAGCCCCGCCCCTGCTCTCCGGCCCGGGCTGCTTCGATGGCGGCGTTCAAGGCCAGGAGATTGGTCTGCCCGGCGATACCGTCGATGGTTTCGGCCATGATCCTGATTTCCTGAACCACTTCACCGTTTTTGATGGCGGCTAGGATCTCTGCTTGTTTCTGCTGATACATGCTCAGGGTCGCTCCCCGTGATGCTTCAGCATTGGCACGCATCTGCTGGGCCTTCTTCTCGATGTCCTGGACGATTCGGCTGCCCTCAGCGGCTTTCCCGGCCAGCCGGCCGGCCCCGTTGCTGATCTCCTCCCCCGAGGCCAGCATTTCTTGGGCAGAGGCTGCCGTCTCCTCCATCCCTGCCGCAATCTGCTCCGCTCCGGCGTTGATGTTTTGTCCCTGGGCGTTCAGCTCCTCAGCCGACACCGATAGTTCCGCTCCCACTGTCTTGAGATCTTCGGCAGCCGCCATCACCTGTTCCAGAAGGCGGCTCATATTGCTGTCGATCTCATCATAGGCCTGGGCTAATTGACCGATTTCGTCCTTCCTGCCCAGGAAAGCTCTTTGCTGATCTGTGGAAAAATCCCCTTGGGCAAATAATTCAGCCTGTTCAACGGCGGCCAGAATCGGGCGGCTGAGCATTCTCCCCAGAAGCAGACTGAATAACAATGCCAAAACAAAACCGCAGGCGGTCAGAATCATAATGACCATGCCGGCCTTGGCAAAGTCCTGTTCCGAAGCGCGCTGAAGCTCCTCATTATAGGCCAGGGAACACTCAATCATCTGATCGATGATTCCTTCGACTTTAGCCTGCTGCAGGCCGGCTTGCTGATTGAAGTCACCGGCTAAGGCATAACTTTTTAATTCAACGGCGGTCAGCGCCTTTTCCCGCAAGTCGCGGTAAACCGCCTCCTCACGTTTGAATTCCGCTAACAGTTCTTTTTCTTCGTCAGTTAAATTAAGCGTTTGAAACTGCTGGAGCAATATGTCGTTATGTTCATTATCCTCGATAGACCGGGCAATCGCCCGGCGGGAATCGCCAATCAGTGCAGAGTCTTCTGCAACCTGGCTTTCCCAGACCACGCCGGCCAACTCCGCAGCTCCTTTGACAAAGCTCTTATTCAAGTCTTCTAAAATGAGAATGGGCTGGATGCCATCCATGGTGATTTTTTTAATATTATTGTTGACTTTGCCCAGGTTAAGCAGCCCGGTGATGCCAACAGTCAGGATTAATAGGGCCATTAGTAAAAAGCAGATCAAGAGTTTTCTACTTGTTTTTAAATTAATAAACCATCCCATTTCTACTAATCCCACTTTCTTTTCTAAATTGCAGTAGCATTAAAGCATTTTTATGGTTTAGTTCCCAAGAATGCCGTGCTTCAGGGGTAATGATCAAAAGGAATGAGAATGGACTTTGCCTGTAAATCCATTCTCATTAACAATCATTGTTTAATTGGTTTTGTTAAGCCCATATTTTTCGACAAGAGGTGTGACCGTCTTGGTATAGGTATTAACAATTTCCGTAAATTCTTCACCATTCAGATACTCATGAGGCTGTCCGATTTTCTCCATTTCCGCAATATAGTCAGGGTTCGTACAGATCTTTTCAAATCCCTCCCGGAGTACCTTTAATACAGCCGGATCAATATCTTTCGGAGCTGCAAAGCCACGGCGAATATCAGAAATGAAGTCAACATTTTGTTCTTTGAAAGTAGCGACATCTTTCATCCAGGGATGACGTTCTTCGGAGGCAATGGCCAGGAATTTATACTTGCTCATATCCCTCATCACATCATTGAGGTTTCCGATCATGGCGTCCACATGGCCGCCCATCAAAGCCACATTCTCGTCAGCAGCTCCAGTGAAAGGAACAAGGGTTAATTTGATATCAAGCAAATCCATCAGCTGCAATGCTGCAATATGATGTGCGGTAAAGGTTCCCACTACCCCAATGGTCATTTTGCCATCTTTTTTCTTGGCCTCGGCAACGAAGTCGGCGACAGTAGTCATCGGGCTATTAGCTTGAACAACCAGAAGATTGGGATCATTGACAACTTGGCAGATAAAAGCGAAATCTTCGATCTTATAGGTGCCTTGAGGACTCAACGCCTGCAAATTGATGTGGGGAACATTGACCCCACCGATGGTATATCCATCCGGCCTCCCCTTCGTAATCGCTGTAAAACCAACTTGTCCACCGGCCCCTACCTGATAATCGAAGGTTAAGGGCTGGCTATTGAAATTTTCTTTCCAGTACTTCTCGACGATGCGGGCCTGAACATCACTTGAACCACCGGCTGTGAAGGCGATAATCATGTTTACAGGTTTCTTGGGAAAGTCCGCTTTCTTCTCGTCAGCAGTTGTTGCCTGAGTGCCACCTCCGCACCCTGATAGAAGCAAGGCCCCGATTGTAACCAGGGCAGCTGTCAATTTGGTCCATCTTTTCATCTTTTTACCCCCATATCTTAATTTATTTAACCGCATGATGATCACTCAGACTCCTCAGCCAAAGCGTCTTGAACGGCCCCCGGGTTTTTAATGCGAGTATACAATGAGGCTGCCAGTAAAACTGCAGCAACAGCGAGCAGCGTCAGAGAAATTGGTCTCGTGAAAAAGATCACCAGGCTGCCATGGGACATGTTCAAGGATTGGCGAAGGGAGGTTTCAAAAATTGTTCCTAAAATTAAACATAGGATCAAAGGAGTTGTTGGTATCTCTATTTTCTTAAACAACCAGCCAACCAGACCGAAGAAGATGGCCACACCGACATCAAACAGCTTGAATCTTACACTGTAAGCGCCGATAAAAGAGAAGACCAGGACCATCGGTGCTAAGATCCCATAAGGTACCTTGACAAGCTTGGCCCAGAACGGGACCAAGGGGAGGTTCAGGATAATCAGGATAACATTGCCGATATACATAGAAGCAATGACAGCCCAGACCAGATCAGCGTTCTTCTCGAAAAGGGTGGGACCCGGCTGCAGGCCATACATCATGAACCCGCCTAAAAGAACGGCCAAGGCCGGTCCGGAAGGAATGCCAAAGGACAGCAAAGGTACAAAGCCGCCGCTGGTTGTCGCATTGTTCGCCCCCTCGGGAGCCGCCACTCCTCTCAGGTCACCCTTACCAAAGGTTTCCGGATGCTTGGAGATACGTTTTTCAATGTCATAAGACATGAAAGAGGTAACCCCCGGACTGCATCCCGGCAATAAGCCCAAGAAAAACCCAACAACCGCTGAGCGAATCATCGTTGGCGTAATATAGAAGAACTCTTTGGCCGTTAAATAGAGCCTTTGCAGCTTGGCGTTGTAGACAGGTGCACCGATATGCTCAAGATTGGAAAATATCTCCCCTACGGCAAATAAGCCAATGATCACGCTGATAAAATCGATCCCCGACATGAGATTAATATTGCCAAAGGTAAAGCGCGAATAGCCTGTCACGGATTCCATGCCGACCATAGCGATCAGGAATCCGATGAGAGCTGAAATTAAGCCTTTAACCAGCGATCTCCCGGTAAGATTAATAACCACACTCAAAGCCAGAATCATCAATGCGAAATACTCCGGAGGGCCAAAGCGCAGAGCCACATTGGCTAACGTCGGTGCAAAAAAAGTCAATCCAATCAGGCTGAGCGTTCCCGCCACGAAAGACGAAATTGCCGCAGTCGCCAAAGCCGGGCCAGCCTTCCCTTGTTTAGCCAGTTGGTAGCCATCCAGGGCCGTTGCCACGGAACCTACCTCGCCGGGAATATTAACCAGGATAGCTGTCGTAGACCCTCCATACATTGCCCCGTAGTAAATCCCCGATAGCATGATAATCGCTGGAATTGGGGGCAAAATTGTGGTTAAGGGCAGCAAAATAGCAATTCCTGATGTAGGTCCTAATCCGGGCAATACCCCGATCAATGTTCCGGCTAAACAACCTATGAACCCAAACAATAAGTTTTCGGGAGTTAAAGCAGTAAGAAAGCCATTGATTAACAT is from Desulfitobacterium chlororespirans DSM 11544 and encodes:
- a CDS encoding ZIP family metal transporter, whose amino-acid sequence is MQDWLPILWVSTIAGLATTLGSLLVLMFGRPKEQVLAMLLAGAGGVMLAVVSLDLLPTAWQIGPLSQVILGFIIGLAFMKLADQKLNASPPSLPLPRRQRLKRIGLLVAAGIALHDLPEGMAIALGQEATGDLGFLIAMAITLHNLPEGMATTAPLKMAEIKSWKILLLNFGIAFFTPLGALIGLLAIDSVQNSLSFFLALAGGAMAFLVFAELWPLSRERHPRYALLGGVLGYLFFAGISFLH
- a CDS encoding tripartite tricarboxylate transporter substrate binding protein encodes the protein MKRWTKLTAALVTIGALLLSGCGGGTQATTADEKKADFPKKPVNMIIAFTAGGSSDVQARIVEKYWKENFNSQPLTFDYQVGAGGQVGFTAITKGRPDGYTIGGVNVPHINLQALSPQGTYKIEDFAFICQVVNDPNLLVVQANSPMTTVADFVAEAKKKDGKMTIGVVGTFTAHHIAALQLMDLLDIKLTLVPFTGAADENVALMGGHVDAMIGNLNDVMRDMSKYKFLAIASEERHPWMKDVATFKEQNVDFISDIRRGFAAPKDIDPAVLKVLREGFEKICTNPDYIAEMEKIGQPHEYLNGEEFTEIVNTYTKTVTPLVEKYGLNKTN
- a CDS encoding tripartite tricarboxylate transporter permease, with protein sequence MLINGFLTALTPENLLFGFIGCLAGTLIGVLPGLGPTSGIAILLPLTTILPPIPAIIMLSGIYYGAMYGGSTTAILVNIPGEVGSVATALDGYQLAKQGKAGPALATAAISSFVAGTLSLIGLTFFAPTLANVALRFGPPEYFALMILALSVVINLTGRSLVKGLISALIGFLIAMVGMESVTGYSRFTFGNINLMSGIDFISVIIGLFAVGEIFSNLEHIGAPVYNAKLQRLYLTAKEFFYITPTMIRSAVVGFFLGLLPGCSPGVTSFMSYDIEKRISKHPETFGKGDLRGVAAPEGANNATTSGGFVPLLSFGIPSGPALAVLLGGFMMYGLQPGPTLFEKNADLVWAVIASMYIGNVILIILNLPLVPFWAKLVKVPYGILAPMVLVFSFIGAYSVRFKLFDVGVAIFFGLVGWLFKKIEIPTTPLILCLILGTIFETSLRQSLNMSHGSLVIFFTRPISLTLLAVAAVLLAASLYTRIKNPGAVQDALAEESE
- the spoIIR gene encoding stage II sporulation protein R — encoded protein: MQEFKHADYVKRIEIILIIFLAVLFQVEVFHASFAYARSVEQAKDLLEVAQMAESGEDLIRFHVIANSDAEEDQALKRAVRDAILEEISPQLAQSQSLEQSRRILTELRPVMEEISRKVIETWSKDYPVKTEYGKFIFPTKSYGSLILPAGEYEAVRVVIGEGKGSNWWCVLFPPLCFVDIGHSTAQPVDGKPGIPYEKPKVRFWIVEKLVQLFKL
- a CDS encoding Ldh family oxidoreductase, whose translation is MSQMFSGQVVNDFCQRLLEASGVPATDAEIVSSILVDTSLEGIDTHGISRLPVYLKCLLKGRINPKPKIQETIDAAVACVDGDNGLGQLVAYRAMNSAIDLAKIYGIGFVTVKNSNHFGAASTYCKLAAAQQMIGQAYTNSPSGIPPWGGRAPYFGTNPISYGFPHAEYPVVVDMSSSTVARGNIILAAKNGEEIPEGWAIDKDGKATTNAKAALEGAVLPIGGAKGYTLALAAEVMAGIISGSAYGSHVGWIYDEGREPVNIGHSFLAIDIAKLMPVEEFSQRMGDMIREVKEIPKAEGITEIRIPGERRQANADQRKQDGIPVAEGLLQELNLLAEKLAIPILSFCPHG
- a CDS encoding methyl-accepting chemotaxis protein, producing the protein MGWFINLKTSRKLLICFLLMALLILTVGITGLLNLGKVNNNIKKITMDGIQPILILEDLNKSFVKGAAELAGVVWESQVAEDSALIGDSRRAIARSIEDNEHNDILLQQFQTLNLTDEEKELLAEFKREEAVYRDLREKALTAVELKSYALAGDFNQQAGLQQAKVEGIIDQMIECSLAYNEELQRASEQDFAKAGMVIMILTACGFVLALLFSLLLGRMLSRPILAAVEQAELFAQGDFSTDQQRAFLGRKDEIGQLAQAYDEIDSNMSRLLEQVMAAAEDLKTVGAELSVSAEELNAQGQNINAGAEQIAAGMEETAASAQEMLASGEEISNGAGRLAGKAAEGSRIVQDIEKKAQQMRANAEASRGATLSMYQQKQAEILAAIKNGEVVQEIRIMAETIDGIAGQTNLLALNAAIEAARAGEQGRGFAVVAEEVRKLAEQSAQTVAGIHAVISKVTEAFSQLSRNSSDVLSFMEEKVIPDYEVLVEAEGQYARDAHRVGTLVEDFAATSEQMLAAIEQMSNAIQTVSASVQESTGSSQEIAHNMSRMAGVMEQVARAAHSQAEHAMNLNTMVEKFKI
- a CDS encoding FadR/GntR family transcriptional regulator, coding for MFEPVKTHGNLSEEIVKQVVQSISNGELKPGDKLPAEREMCNVFSVSRTVVRDALKTLAGLGMVTIRHGLGAYVNEVDEQVEDVSRLAALLQITQGTFDEIFQVRVILEGYAALWCAQNADDKDIAELGKIVKRGKELGSASGGKLALLDAEFHLKIAEASGNKVLKRLMINILDLTGEIRDSSFKIPGRQYLSVLEHEAIYEAIKQRDPDLAFQEMIKHIEAVKEDIRSSAQVKEDIGK
- a CDS encoding SGNH/GDSL hydrolase family protein gives rise to the protein MRTYRIEIRLIQLSVFLSVLVVIAGFFGLWDNKDQGQAAAPPGQEEPAPVLENTKIVTIGDSFTFGYPGNTENSWPAVLGQTSQIEVVNKGLKSQTAQDLYSRFEADVLAEKPGRVIIFVGNGDAIKEVPLETFQQHIKAMVEKAESNHIIPILALPLPYTGVQNTIKEFREWESSYAKEKNILVLDFATVLMDTDNVYLEGLLSKEANYPSKEGYKVMGEYASRVLD